From a single Vibrio sp. BS-M-Sm-2 genomic region:
- a CDS encoding PTS transporter subunit EIIC, with protein MNGIFSVLQKIGRAFMLPIAVLPMAGILLGVGGAFTSGPLIETYNLTFLAPGTLANQFLVLCFQAGLFVFVNLPLLFAVGVAIGMANNNKETAALSAVLGFLLFHTVIGAVLGFQGFSPETTSIEGLIAAGANADEAVGLASLYTKELGIFTLQTGVFGGITCGLLSAFITNRFSNVTLPDYLAFFSGNRLVPVMTMVFFIPLAFVFPFIWPPIFKSIVFAGEAFSAMGYIGTFFYGSLMRLLNVFGLHHAIYPLFWYTELGGVQEVAGEMVAGGQKIFFAQLADPATVHFSSEATRTMTGGFLPMMFGLPAAALAMYRCADDKNKAKVKGILFSAALTSFLTGITEPLEFTFLFVAPALYAVHAVLEGIAYMLMHMLDVAVGITFSRGIIDFTFFGLLQGTAKTSYQWILILGPIYSVIYYFVFSFMIRKFNYSTPGRNDAESKLYTRKDYSGKEGGLIDDIVTNLGGKENIASIDACITRLRITVKDSELPASDEVWKSLDAKGVIRSGNGIQLIYGTQAETYKNQIIEKYQL; from the coding sequence ATGAACGGTATCTTTTCTGTACTACAAAAGATCGGTCGGGCATTTATGTTGCCCATTGCTGTTTTGCCAATGGCGGGTATTTTACTTGGGGTTGGTGGGGCATTTACGAGTGGGCCACTCATTGAAACTTATAATCTGACCTTCTTAGCTCCAGGAACGCTTGCCAATCAGTTTTTGGTACTCTGTTTCCAAGCGGGTCTATTCGTGTTTGTAAACCTACCATTGCTATTTGCAGTTGGCGTTGCGATTGGTATGGCGAATAATAATAAAGAAACAGCGGCACTCTCCGCAGTACTTGGCTTCTTATTATTTCACACAGTGATTGGTGCAGTACTTGGTTTCCAGGGATTCTCACCAGAGACTACCAGTATTGAGGGGCTTATTGCGGCTGGCGCCAATGCGGATGAAGCGGTGGGTTTAGCCTCTCTGTATACCAAAGAGCTTGGCATATTTACCCTACAAACAGGTGTTTTTGGCGGTATTACGTGTGGCCTACTATCGGCGTTTATCACTAACCGTTTCTCAAACGTGACACTACCTGATTATTTGGCGTTCTTTAGCGGAAACCGCTTAGTACCCGTCATGACAATGGTGTTCTTTATTCCGTTAGCATTTGTGTTCCCATTCATCTGGCCACCAATTTTTAAATCTATCGTTTTTGCAGGTGAAGCCTTCTCTGCAATGGGGTACATCGGTACTTTCTTCTACGGTTCATTGATGCGTCTATTGAACGTATTTGGTCTCCATCATGCGATTTACCCATTGTTCTGGTATACCGAATTAGGTGGCGTACAAGAAGTTGCCGGTGAAATGGTCGCTGGTGGCCAAAAGATTTTCTTTGCTCAGCTCGCTGATCCAGCGACGGTACATTTTAGCTCTGAAGCAACACGCACAATGACCGGTGGCTTCTTACCAATGATGTTTGGCCTGCCTGCCGCAGCTTTAGCTATGTACCGCTGTGCAGACGATAAGAATAAAGCCAAAGTAAAAGGTATCTTGTTCTCAGCTGCGTTAACGTCGTTCCTGACAGGTATTACTGAGCCACTAGAGTTTACTTTCTTGTTTGTTGCACCAGCATTGTACGCGGTACACGCAGTGCTAGAAGGCATCGCTTACATGTTGATGCACATGCTGGACGTCGCGGTTGGCATTACTTTCTCTCGCGGTATCATCGACTTTACCTTCTTTGGTCTGTTACAAGGAACAGCGAAGACATCGTATCAATGGATTCTGATCCTTGGCCCGATTTACTCTGTGATTTACTACTTTGTGTTCAGCTTTATGATTCGCAAGTTCAATTATTCAACACCGGGCCGTAACGATGCTGAGAGCAAACTTTACACACGTAAAGACTATAGCGGTAAAGAAGGTGGGCTGATTGATGACATCGTGACGAATTTAGGTGGTAAAGAGAACATTGCTTCGATTGACGCTTGTATCACTCGCCTGCGAATTACTGTGAAAGACAGTGAGTTACCTGCCAGTGATGAGGTTTGGAAATCGTTGGATGCCAAAGGAGTGATTCGCTCCGGCAATGGTATTCAGTTGATTTACGGAACTCAGGCTGAAACCTATAAGAATCAGATAATCGAAAAATATCAGTTATAA
- a CDS encoding N-acetylmannosamine-6-phosphate 2-epimerase, with amino-acid sequence MKNWDITKIAKTLADTIVVSIQPVEGSPLDTTEFVVAMAKAAEMAGAPALRIESAERVAAVAKAVSIPIIGIVKRDLPDSPVRITPFVDDVKALEAAGAAIIAFDATDRVRPETRQVIAQAIVQSCCIGMADCAEFADGFWAHSQGIELIGSTLSGYTGETTPEEPDFELVTKFAQAGYLTMAEGRFNSPELCKQAIQAGALSVTVGSALTRLEVATSWYLDAAASAKIAK; translated from the coding sequence ATGAAGAACTGGGATATCACTAAAATAGCCAAAACACTGGCCGACACTATTGTCGTTTCTATCCAACCAGTTGAAGGAAGTCCACTCGACACCACTGAGTTTGTTGTTGCTATGGCAAAGGCCGCAGAAATGGCAGGTGCACCAGCGTTAAGAATAGAAAGTGCTGAACGCGTTGCTGCTGTGGCGAAAGCCGTATCCATCCCTATCATTGGCATCGTAAAGAGAGATTTACCTGACAGCCCGGTGCGTATCACACCCTTTGTTGATGATGTGAAAGCACTAGAAGCAGCCGGTGCAGCGATTATTGCTTTCGATGCGACCGATCGAGTTAGACCGGAAACCCGCCAAGTCATTGCGCAAGCTATTGTTCAATCTTGTTGTATTGGTATGGCCGATTGTGCCGAGTTTGCAGACGGCTTCTGGGCGCATTCCCAAGGCATTGAATTGATCGGTTCTACGCTTTCTGGCTACACTGGTGAAACAACTCCAGAAGAGCCAGACTTTGAACTGGTTACCAAGTTTGCTCAAGCAGGCTATCTCACTATGGCAGAAGGAAGATTCAACTCTCCAGAACTATGCAAACAAGCAATCCAAGCCGGTGCGCTTTCAGTGACTGTTGGCTCCGCACTAACGCGTCTAGAAGTTGCAACATCGTGGTACCTCGACGCAGCCGCTAGTGCAAAAATAGCGAAATAA
- the nagA gene encoding N-acetylglucosamine-6-phosphate deacetylase produces MLKAITARTLFDGERYLEQHALVFDHTGILEITPIDKLDSSVDLISYGDAIITPGFIDIQVNGGGGMMLNDAQSVPTIETIIKAHRKGGTAYLLPTLVSEKPSAMTAALNAIEQGIEKKVDGLLGIHLEGPWLNPVKKGAHDENNFYSPSIEQLDAFPWLTQGINFITLAPEQVDSASIKWLSDKGCIIAAGHTNLTELDLIGKRKNIHGFTHLYNAMSSQTGRELGAVGIALSDDDCWASYIADGIHVHPQNLLMAIKLKPKNKMVLVTDAMASVGNPDESFILDGQKIRVKDGKLVNEAGNLAGAHITMAQSVKNLIDWGVSPEHAYQMASTNPAHAMNLENELGYLKVGYRASATILDKNGEPNSVLVDGNLYSC; encoded by the coding sequence ATGTTGAAAGCCATTACCGCACGCACATTATTTGACGGTGAACGCTATCTAGAGCAACACGCTTTAGTGTTTGATCACACCGGGATCCTCGAAATAACCCCAATCGACAAACTCGATTCAAGTGTCGATTTGATTAGTTACGGTGACGCTATCATTACCCCAGGCTTTATCGATATTCAAGTCAACGGCGGTGGTGGCATGATGCTCAATGATGCTCAATCCGTTCCCACGATTGAAACCATCATAAAAGCACACCGCAAAGGCGGCACTGCGTATCTATTACCTACCCTAGTGAGCGAAAAGCCATCCGCTATGACAGCGGCGCTAAACGCAATTGAGCAAGGGATAGAGAAAAAAGTTGATGGTTTGCTAGGCATTCACTTAGAAGGTCCATGGTTAAATCCTGTAAAAAAGGGGGCTCACGATGAAAATAACTTCTACAGCCCGAGCATTGAACAGTTGGACGCTTTTCCGTGGCTAACGCAAGGCATTAACTTCATCACTTTAGCGCCTGAGCAAGTGGACTCAGCATCCATCAAATGGCTATCAGATAAGGGTTGCATCATTGCAGCAGGACATACCAACCTTACCGAGCTAGATCTGATTGGTAAGCGTAAGAACATCCATGGTTTTACCCATCTATATAACGCGATGTCATCACAAACTGGTCGTGAACTTGGCGCAGTCGGTATCGCACTAAGTGATGATGATTGTTGGGCATCTTACATTGCTGATGGTATTCACGTTCACCCACAAAACTTGTTAATGGCTATCAAACTCAAGCCCAAAAATAAAATGGTGCTGGTTACCGATGCAATGGCATCAGTAGGAAACCCTGATGAAAGCTTCATTCTTGATGGCCAAAAGATTCGAGTCAAAGATGGTAAGTTAGTTAACGAAGCAGGCAACCTCGCAGGCGCGCATATCACCATGGCTCAGTCCGTAAAAAACCTTATTGATTGGGGCGTTAGCCCAGAACACGCTTACCAAATGGCTAGCACTAACCCAGCCCATGCGATGAATCTTGAAAATGAGCTAGGCTACCTAAAAGTAGGATACCGAGCATCTGCAACAATTCTTGATAAAAACGGCGAACCAAATTCCGTTCTAGTCGATGGGAATTTATACTCCTGCTAA
- a CDS encoding anaerobic C4-dicarboxylate transporter: MLYFEFLFLLVVLYIGSRYGGIGLGVVSGIGLVIEVFVFKMPPTSPPVTVMLIILAVVTCASILEAAGGLKYMLQVAERVLRKNPKRVTLIAPFVTYSMTFLLGTGHAVYSIMPIIGDVALKNGIRPERPMAAASVASQLAITASPISAAVVYYLAQLSDIQHSITLLSILMVTVPATLFGTLLLSLYSLKRGKELNDDPEYQARLKDPEWKKRIESTTATSLDEVLPTSARNAVLIFLLSIVVIVIVAMVPEIRTIVDGDKPIKMSVIIQMMMLCFGGIILLATKTDPRDVPNGVVFKSGMVAAIAIFGIAWMSDTYFQYAMPQFKSGIVEMVTNYPWTFALALFIVSVVVNSQAATARMMLPVGLGLGLDPALLIGLMPAVYGYFFIPNYPSDIATVNFDVSGTTKIGKWYFNHSFMSVGLIGVVGACCLGYALAQIFIA; encoded by the coding sequence ATGTTGTATTTTGAGTTTCTATTTTTACTTGTCGTTCTCTATATCGGTTCTCGATATGGTGGTATTGGTTTAGGGGTTGTTTCTGGTATTGGCTTGGTTATCGAGGTGTTTGTCTTCAAGATGCCACCAACGTCTCCACCTGTCACCGTAATGCTGATTATCCTCGCCGTGGTAACCTGTGCTTCGATCCTCGAAGCGGCTGGTGGCTTGAAATACATGCTGCAAGTCGCGGAAAGGGTACTGAGAAAGAACCCGAAACGCGTCACCTTGATAGCACCGTTCGTGACTTACTCGATGACTTTCTTATTGGGTACTGGCCACGCGGTTTACTCCATCATGCCGATCATCGGTGATGTGGCATTGAAAAATGGCATCCGTCCTGAACGCCCAATGGCGGCTGCATCGGTGGCGTCTCAGCTAGCAATTACGGCATCTCCAATTTCTGCTGCTGTGGTCTATTACCTCGCTCAACTTTCAGATATCCAACACTCGATTACTCTGCTTTCTATTCTTATGGTGACGGTGCCTGCAACGCTGTTCGGCACACTTTTGCTTTCTTTGTATAGCTTGAAACGCGGTAAAGAACTGAACGACGATCCTGAATACCAAGCGCGTCTAAAAGATCCTGAGTGGAAAAAACGCATCGAGAGCACTACTGCGACTTCTTTGGATGAAGTACTGCCAACTTCGGCTCGTAATGCGGTATTGATTTTCCTATTGTCGATTGTGGTGATTGTTATCGTGGCGATGGTGCCAGAGATCAGAACAATCGTAGACGGCGACAAGCCAATCAAGATGTCGGTGATCATCCAAATGATGATGCTCTGCTTCGGCGGTATCATCTTGCTGGCAACCAAAACCGACCCGCGTGATGTACCAAATGGTGTGGTATTCAAATCAGGTATGGTGGCAGCGATTGCTATCTTCGGTATCGCTTGGATGTCAGATACTTACTTCCAATACGCAATGCCTCAGTTTAAATCTGGCATCGTGGAAATGGTGACCAACTACCCATGGACGTTTGCACTAGCGCTATTCATCGTATCGGTTGTAGTGAATTCTCAAGCGGCTACTGCACGTATGATGTTACCTGTTGGCCTCGGTCTAGGTTTAGACCCAGCCTTGCTTATCGGCTTGATGCCAGCAGTGTACGGTTACTTCTTCATCCCGAACTACCCATCAGATATCGCAACAGTGAACTTCGATGTGTCAGGCACCACCAAGATTGGTAAGTGGTACTTCAACCACTCATTCATGTCGGTTGGTTTGATCGGTGTGGTCGGCGCATGTTGCTTAGGCTACGCACTGGCACAGATTTTTATCGCTTAA
- a CDS encoding HAD family phosphatase, with the protein MNFQAAIFDMDGLLLDTERLCMQVFEEACHAQGVPFLQDVYLGIIGCNAKTIEQIFRNGYGEGLDYPALNNEWRTRYSAIVKHQAIPVKDGVIELLEWLKSNDIPIAVATSTQLDIAKKKLELAGLDSYFTSLSTGCEVTNGKPHPEIYLLAAERLGVAPETCLAFEDSNNGIRASMAANMISFQIPDLVEPCEEVKALGHTISPSLHHVLAQLQQAAA; encoded by the coding sequence ATGAATTTCCAAGCTGCTATTTTTGATATGGATGGACTGTTGCTCGACACCGAGCGACTTTGTATGCAGGTTTTTGAAGAAGCATGTCACGCGCAAGGTGTTCCGTTTTTGCAGGATGTTTACCTAGGCATCATTGGCTGTAACGCAAAAACCATCGAACAGATCTTTAGAAATGGCTACGGCGAAGGGTTAGATTACCCAGCATTGAACAATGAATGGCGCACTCGCTACAGTGCGATTGTTAAGCACCAGGCTATCCCAGTTAAAGATGGCGTGATTGAACTTCTTGAATGGCTGAAATCAAACGACATTCCAATCGCGGTTGCGACCTCAACTCAGCTTGATATCGCTAAAAAGAAGCTTGAGCTGGCTGGCCTAGATTCTTACTTCACCTCACTAAGCACAGGCTGTGAAGTGACCAACGGTAAACCTCACCCAGAGATCTACCTGCTAGCGGCAGAACGCCTAGGTGTTGCCCCTGAAACCTGCCTAGCGTTTGAAGACTCAAACAACGGTATTCGCGCATCAATGGCAGCCAACATGATCAGCTTCCAGATCCCTGATTTGGTTGAGCCTTGCGAAGAAGTAAAAGCGCTTGGTCACACGATCAGCCCTTCTCTGCATCATGTGTTAGCGCAGCTTCAACAAGCTGCAGCTTAG
- a CDS encoding HD domain-containing protein, with product MIEKFESQLLDFAKQEMTQDAAHDISHIKRVVKTAKALCTQEQAKLEVVVPAAYLHDCFTFPKNHPDRAQSSQMAADKAISYLKSIEYPASYLDEIHHAIVTHSYSANITPETLEAQIVQDADRLDSLGAIGIARCLYVGQSFNAELYNHEDPFAKQRDLDDKHYSVDHFYVKLFKLAETMNTESAKLEANKRTDYMRGFLEQLGAEV from the coding sequence GTGATAGAAAAATTTGAAAGCCAACTGCTTGATTTTGCAAAACAAGAAATGACACAAGATGCCGCGCACGACATCAGCCATATTAAGCGCGTAGTCAAAACTGCCAAGGCTTTATGTACTCAAGAACAAGCTAAGCTTGAAGTCGTGGTGCCCGCCGCTTACCTTCATGATTGCTTCACCTTTCCCAAGAACCACCCAGACCGCGCTCAAAGCTCACAAATGGCAGCAGACAAAGCCATCTCTTATCTCAAATCTATCGAATATCCTGCGTCCTATCTTGATGAGATCCATCATGCCATTGTCACTCACAGTTACAGTGCCAACATCACACCAGAGACCTTGGAAGCACAGATTGTTCAAGATGCTGATCGCCTAGATTCTCTCGGTGCGATTGGCATTGCTCGCTGCCTATACGTTGGTCAAAGCTTTAACGCTGAACTCTATAACCACGAAGACCCGTTCGCCAAGCAGCGTGACTTGGATGATAAGCATTACAGCGTCGACCATTTCTACGTAAAACTGTTCAAGCTGGCTGAAACCATGAATACAGAATCCGCCAAATTAGAAGCCAACAAGCGCACCGACTACATGCGCGGTTTTCTGGAACAGTTGGGCGCAGAAGTTTAA
- a CDS encoding N-acetyltransferase: MEINRFKASDAEEIITWFTSLEDYVLWGGRTFGWPLKAASIIERSQEPHVELYTFSTSSTNSNANDLLGFMEFQRMSDSELRFCRVAIHPNQRGKGLGQSMIESALDAAKQIPDVTTISLAVFQQNIGAKRCYDKAGFQVVDKEPSVKEFNGKTWPLYQMELKLC; this comes from the coding sequence ATGGAAATAAACCGCTTTAAAGCATCCGACGCTGAAGAGATCATCACTTGGTTTACATCCTTAGAAGACTACGTTCTATGGGGAGGGAGAACATTTGGTTGGCCGTTAAAAGCCGCCTCTATCATCGAACGTTCTCAAGAGCCCCATGTCGAGCTTTACACATTCTCCACATCTAGCACTAACTCGAATGCTAATGACTTGCTCGGTTTTATGGAGTTTCAACGTATGTCAGACAGTGAACTTCGTTTCTGCCGAGTTGCGATTCACCCAAACCAACGAGGCAAAGGGCTTGGGCAATCAATGATAGAAAGTGCATTAGACGCCGCGAAACAAATCCCTGATGTCACCACCATCAGCTTGGCGGTATTTCAGCAGAATATCGGAGCAAAACGTTGCTACGACAAAGCCGGCTTTCAGGTGGTCGACAAAGAGCCGAGCGTCAAAGAGTTCAATGGCAAAACGTGGCCCTTGTATCAGATGGAATTAAAGCTCTGCTAG
- a CDS encoding DNA-3-methyladenine glycosylase I — protein MTQEKFDTIYQRAAHRKGGAAELEKIVRAPLSQAELSQITDDRWLAAFTEKVFQCGISWNVVRKKWPQFEEVFFEFNIEKMLMLPNEMWEQKAQDPRIIRHLTKVMTIPANATMIHNAKREADSFSQMVAEWPSERITELWDYLKKHGKRLGGNTGAYTLRQMGKDTFILSSDVEAHLRSTDVIDSGRNTKRAQLAAGKAFNEWQQQSGRSLSEISQIVAYSCGDNRV, from the coding sequence ATGACCCAAGAAAAATTCGATACTATTTACCAACGTGCAGCTCACCGCAAAGGCGGAGCGGCCGAACTCGAAAAAATTGTTCGTGCGCCCCTTTCACAAGCCGAGCTATCACAAATCACCGACGATCGTTGGCTCGCTGCCTTTACCGAAAAGGTATTCCAGTGTGGTATTTCATGGAATGTGGTGAGAAAGAAGTGGCCGCAATTTGAAGAAGTGTTCTTTGAATTCAATATCGAAAAAATGCTGATGCTGCCGAACGAGATGTGGGAACAAAAAGCACAAGACCCGCGTATTATTCGTCACCTCACTAAGGTGATGACCATCCCAGCTAACGCCACCATGATCCACAATGCCAAGCGTGAAGCCGATTCATTTTCGCAAATGGTTGCCGAGTGGCCATCAGAGCGCATCACCGAGCTTTGGGATTACCTGAAAAAGCACGGCAAGCGTTTAGGCGGTAACACGGGCGCCTACACCTTACGTCAAATGGGCAAAGACACCTTTATCTTGTCTTCTGACGTTGAAGCGCACCTGCGTAGTACAGATGTTATCGATAGCGGTCGTAACACCAAGCGAGCACAACTGGCGGCAGGTAAAGCCTTCAACGAATGGCAACAACAATCAGGCCGTAGCCTGAGCGAAATAAGCCAGATCGTTGCGTATAGCTGCGGTGATAATCGCGTCTAG
- a CDS encoding GntR family transcriptional regulator, whose translation MTALKNSVSKGVKTKVTGQTQDDVVYCHIFDAILEQRLPPATKLSEEALAEIFSVSRTIIRRALLRLSLEQVVVIRPNRGAMIAAPTVDEAKQIFKAREVMEIAITELAVKNATKAQIEECRKLVAKENCAFDQGDYGSGLRLSGEFHIKLAEMAENAPLLAFQRSLVSQTSLLIAQYETGNHSNCSLDEHSGLLDAIESGNEEQAVELMQEHLSHIRSKLNLDSSTASSDLHVVFSDLLKSKS comes from the coding sequence ATGACAGCTCTCAAAAATTCTGTCTCCAAAGGTGTAAAAACGAAAGTAACAGGCCAGACTCAAGACGATGTTGTTTACTGCCATATCTTCGACGCGATATTAGAACAAAGGCTGCCACCAGCCACCAAATTAAGCGAAGAAGCGCTAGCAGAAATCTTTAGCGTTAGCCGCACCATCATCCGTCGTGCCTTGCTACGTCTATCTTTAGAACAAGTTGTGGTGATCCGTCCAAACCGAGGGGCAATGATTGCTGCGCCAACGGTAGACGAAGCCAAACAGATATTTAAAGCGCGTGAAGTGATGGAAATCGCTATCACCGAACTAGCAGTGAAAAACGCGACCAAAGCTCAAATCGAAGAATGTAGAAAATTAGTAGCGAAAGAGAATTGCGCCTTTGACCAAGGCGATTACGGTTCTGGCTTACGACTGTCTGGTGAGTTCCACATCAAACTGGCTGAAATGGCAGAAAACGCACCACTTCTTGCCTTCCAGCGCAGTTTAGTGTCACAAACTTCACTGCTGATCGCTCAATACGAAACAGGTAATCATTCAAACTGTTCTTTAGATGAGCACTCAGGGTTACTTGATGCGATTGAATCAGGCAATGAAGAGCAAGCGGTAGAGTTGATGCAAGAACACTTAAGCCACATCCGTTCAAAGCTCAATTTAGACAGCAGCACAGCTTCTAGCGACCTACACGTGGTGTTCTCTGATCTGCTCAAGAGCAAATCATAG
- the xdhA gene encoding xanthine dehydrogenase small subunit: MITFLLNQEIRREDNLSPNMTVLNYLRTKINKTGTKEGCGSGDCGACTVVLGEVVDGQLQYRSVNSCLTFVSALHGKQLITVEDLQNKDRSLHPVQKAVVDFHGSQCGYCTPGFIMSMFALGKNKPDASKEDVMESLAGNLCRCTGYRPIVDAAMSLSTDQPLIDQFAELERNTIKKLESIQDTEANLRLGHLTAFSPKSTDELAKLFQAHPNAKLVAGGTDLALEVTQFHREIETLISVNLVEDMKVCKETDTDLIIGANLPISDSYALLKKHYPDFGELLHRFASLQVRNQGTIGGNVANASPIGDTPPLLIALNAKIKLRCGDESRTMPIEDYFISYKVTAQKESEFIEQIIIPKPTNDSFRAYKLSKRLDDDISAVCGAFDIQIEDGKVSYARIAFGGMAATPKRAARCENTLLGKPWTDANIKLAMQELYNDFEPLSDFRASQEYRSLSAANMLRRYFIEQQNKNNQIETRVTSYV; the protein is encoded by the coding sequence TTGATTACTTTTTTGCTCAATCAGGAAATAAGACGTGAAGACAATCTGTCACCTAACATGACAGTGCTCAACTACCTTCGTACCAAGATCAATAAGACAGGTACAAAAGAGGGATGCGGTTCAGGCGACTGCGGCGCATGTACGGTCGTTCTAGGTGAAGTAGTTGATGGGCAACTGCAATACCGTTCGGTGAATTCTTGCCTAACGTTTGTATCAGCGCTGCATGGTAAGCAACTGATCACGGTAGAAGATTTGCAAAACAAAGACCGCTCTCTGCACCCAGTGCAAAAAGCAGTGGTTGATTTTCACGGTTCACAGTGTGGTTACTGCACTCCGGGCTTCATCATGTCGATGTTTGCGCTAGGTAAGAACAAACCCGATGCGAGCAAAGAAGACGTCATGGAATCACTGGCGGGTAACCTATGTCGCTGTACTGGCTACCGCCCAATTGTTGATGCTGCGATGTCGCTTTCAACAGACCAACCTTTGATAGACCAATTTGCTGAACTTGAACGCAACACCATCAAGAAATTAGAAAGCATTCAAGACACCGAGGCCAACTTACGCCTTGGTCACCTCACCGCTTTTTCCCCGAAAAGTACCGATGAGCTGGCCAAGCTTTTTCAAGCCCACCCGAACGCTAAGCTGGTTGCTGGCGGTACGGATTTAGCTCTGGAAGTGACGCAATTCCATCGCGAGATTGAAACACTGATAAGCGTAAACCTTGTTGAAGACATGAAGGTATGTAAAGAGACCGACACCGATTTAATCATTGGCGCTAACCTGCCGATCAGTGATTCTTACGCGCTACTGAAAAAACACTACCCAGATTTTGGTGAACTGTTGCATCGCTTTGCTTCACTGCAAGTGCGTAACCAAGGCACCATCGGCGGTAACGTGGCGAATGCCTCGCCTATCGGTGACACTCCTCCTCTGCTGATTGCCCTGAACGCGAAGATCAAACTTCGTTGTGGTGATGAGTCACGTACCATGCCGATCGAAGATTACTTCATTAGCTACAAGGTGACGGCTCAAAAAGAAAGTGAATTCATTGAACAGATCATCATTCCTAAACCAACTAACGACAGTTTCCGAGCTTATAAACTGTCTAAACGTTTAGACGATGACATCTCTGCGGTATGTGGTGCGTTTGATATTCAAATCGAAGACGGCAAGGTTTCTTACGCTCGTATCGCCTTTGGCGGTATGGCTGCAACACCTAAGCGCGCGGCGCGTTGTGAAAATACGTTATTAGGCAAACCGTGGACAGACGCTAATATTAAGTTAGCGATGCAGGAACTGTATAACGACTTTGAACCGCTCTCTGATTTCCGTGCAAGCCAAGAGTACCGTTCATTGTCGGCGGCCAACATGCTGCGTCGCTACTTCATTGAACAACAAAACAAAAACAACCAAATCGAAACAAGGGTAACGTCTTATGTCTAA